In the genome of Mixta calida, the window ATATGGCGACAGAGGTTACTATATTCAAAATACATTGAATATTGTTACAGGTGTTAGTGACGCTGAGTTTTATCTTGGCGCTGATTATGGACAAGTCTCAGATTGTATTTCTTCACAGGATGGCTACGATAGCAAAAAACTTATGGGGGCAACTGCCGGAGTAAAAGGCAGTATCAGATCGCTGGGGTATGACGTTTCGCTGTCTGCTCCCATCCTGTATCCAGATAATTTTTCTACTGATAAATTCAATATAAATTTTCAAATTTACTACCAGTTATAATAATGATCACAGGGAAAGAAATGTTTGTTGGTACGGATATTGTTGAAGTCGAACGCATTAAAAGAGCCATTTCGCACTGGAAACACGATTTCCTTAATCGCGTCTTTACCGCGCGTGAAGTCAGTAAAATTAATGCTGAAACGCCTGATTATCAGCGTGCTGCGGGACTGTGGGCTGCTAAAGAATCTATGGTAAAGGCCATTGGCCTGGGATTTCGTAACGGTATAAGTTTTCAGGATATGGAAGTAGAGTATGATGAGTATGGCTGCCCATATTTTATCCTGCGCGGACGATTAAAAGAAATTGTAGCCGAAAAAGGAAAAGCAAAAATATCACTGAGCATTTCACACTGCCAAAACTATGCGATCGCCGTTGTGGCTGTTACGCACGATTAAAATAAATTACCTAACAGAGCGTAGCTATTTGTATGTATAAGTATGACGACCTTATCAATAAAACAGTGCTGGTAACCGGAGCCAGCGGTGACATCGGGCTGGCCATTTGTGCGAAATTTCTTGAACAAGAGTGCCAGGTATATGCCCTGTATAACACACGATCCGCTGAATTAATCGAGCTTAAGAATCGGCATCCTCAAGGCGACAAACTTCATATTTTACAGTGCAATCTTGCTGATAAAGATGAGGTGAGCAATTTATGCGTCTGGCTGAATAAATCAGCCGGAAAGCTGGATGTTTTGGTTAATAATGCCGGCATCGTAAAGGATAGCCTGTTTGCCGCCATGAGTTTTGAAGATTTCAGTACGGTTATCGAACAGAACCTGCTTACTATTTTCAGACTGACAAAAGAGACGCTGATGTTGTTAAGAGCGGCAGAGAATCCGGCGATCGTGAATGTGGCATCTATCGCTGCGATTATCCCCAGTGTAGGTCAGACGAACTACAGCGCATCCAAAGGCGCGCTTCTTGGCTTTACCCGTACCCTGGCAGCAGAAATGGCAGCCAGAGGCGTACGCGTAAATGCCGTGGCGCCAGGCATGATTGAGTCGCGGATGGTAAAAAAGGTTTCGCGAACGGTGGTAAGAGATGTATTAAGTTCAATACCGCTGAAGCGTTTGGGGCAAAGCGCTGAGGTGGCCAACACGATTGTTTTTTTAAGCTCTTCAGCATCCAGTTATATTGTTGGACAAACCATCATTATCGATGGTGGTCTGGTTATGCGGTGATCTATGTCTAAATATGCGATTCCTGCAAAAATCTTCCTTGAGATGGGAGGCTGGCGTCAACCTTTGATAATGGTTGATCGTATTGACGATTATAAATATGGAGAAAAAGGCTATATTCGGGTTGTCAAGCATGTTACCTATAATGAGCCTTATTTACTGGGACACTTTCCTGAAGATCCCATTATGCCGGGCGTAATGATTGCTGAAATATTTGGGCAGGCCAGTGAATACCTTTCATTTCTGACCGATATCTGTGATATTTATCGGGAGCGCCATCAGGAAAATTTGCAATCGTTGCGGGATATTCGCGCCAGAATTTATGATGCCGGGATGCTTGAAATTATCCGCGCGCGTCGGGCTCAGGTACGGGGCGTGCTGGCAGCGCAGAATTTAAAATTTAAAGAAGTCGCCTGTCCCGGAGATACCATAGAAGTGATTAGCAGACTCGCTTTTTCCGACGAGAGCGGTTTTAAGCACTACGCTGTTTCTGCTCATGTCGGCAAAAGAGAGATTAGCAAAGGCACCATCATCAATTACCGTGAAGTTAAATAGTTATTACAGGGAGATAAGTGGATGAACACAGTTAAAGATGATATTGAAAAGCGTAAAAAGATATTATTTACCATCAAAACTGAAATTATTCAGCGGCTAAATATTTCTAAAGAACCATCGCAAATTGATGACGATACAGCGCTTTTTGGTAATGGCCTGAGGCTTGATTCCGTTGATGCCACAGAAATAGTCGTTATGCTGGATAAAGTTTTCAATGTTCAGGTAAGCGAAAGCGACGATCCCTCTTATATGAGAACGATTAATAGTTTGGCATCATTTATAATTAAGAAAAAACAATAAACATATATTATAAATAAAAAAGCCATAAAGGAATAAAGGTGTTTCATATGAAAACGCTTCATAATTTGCATTTGAACAGTAATGCCCGTATGGATGTTTATAACAGCATGAGTATGCCTGCTGCTTATCATGCTCCTGAAGTTGAATATAAAGCTGTGAGAGAAAACGCGTTGCTGGTTGACTATTCGCATATGGCTATAGTTAGCGTAACTGGCGAGGATGCCTGGGCGCTTGTTAACCAGATGGCCTCTGCCGATGTTTCCGCCATCCGCGATGAACAGGGAATATATTCTCTGATCCTTAATGACGACGGGACTATCCGTGGCGATGCTTACTTTCTTTGCACGGATGAGGGATATTATATTCTTTCCGAAGATCTGACCGCTGACGAGATTATAACTAGTCTCAATACGATTCTGGAAAATGCTGAGGAGTTAGATATTCAGGAGCGGCCTGAAATCAGCGCTCTGAATGAGGCCGATTGGGGCGCTATATTACTGGAAGGACCCTATTCCTGGGAGGTGCTGGCGGAAATTTACGGATTCGATATTATCGGTCTGCCTTACCATGAATTTATGCCCACGGATGATGGTTTGAACGTTTTCCGCTGCGGTAAGCATGGCGAGTTCGCCTACTTGATGCTTGGCGAGCAGAGGGCGCTGGCTGAACTCTGGATGCGCTTACTGGAAGTAGGAGAGAAGTACCTGCTTAAAACCGGCGGCCTTGAGTATCAAAAGATAGTGCGAATTGAAAATCCCGTGTGGGACGCATCAATTTATGCAGCCTGTTCGTATAATCCGGTTGAGCTTCAGTTGCAGTGGGCTGTTCAGTACGATAAAGAAAATTTTACCGGAAAAACGGCTGTCGAAACCCTTTCCCGCAACGGTGCGGAACGTAAATTAACCGGTATTATTCCCGTCACAACGTGCGAAAGTATCCAGGCTGGGGACAATGTGCTGGTCGGCGAAGAGGTTGTCGGTTCGGTCATTACCAGCATATTTTCGCCCGCGCGCCGCTCTGTTATCGCACTGGCTATGATTGATAAAGATTATGCCTATTCAGATATCGCCGGTTTTACCCTCAGTACCGCGCATGGCGACGTTGCTGCAATGACGCAGGGGTTACCGTTCCTTTATAATTTTAGTATGTTGGTTAATCCGGCTGAACACAGCTTTATCGACCCGGCAAAATTGCGCAGCGCGCTGTAGTTTTATTTCAGCGAAAAATTAAATAATGCGGGTCTGAAAAAAATGAGTAAAAAAGTGTTATCTCAGACCCGTTTTTTTCATGATGGCGAATATTCACAGGCAAGAATAGCGCTGTCAATATCAGGGATAGATTATGAAAATAACCAGGAAAAGAGTTGTTATTACCGGTATGGGGATCTTGTCATCGCTGGCTGATAATATTGTTGATTTCAGAGAGGCGCTATTCAATAAACAGTGCGGTATTAGCGACAGCAAGCGGTTTGCCGCATGGTTTGATAACGCGCGCGCTGCTGAAGTAGCGCAGCAGCTTGATTACTCCGAACTTTCGGACGATCTCGTTAAGTCACTCGATAATGCTGCGCTCTGGGCATATAAAGTCGGTAAGGATGCACTGACTCAGGCCGGACTGGTTAATAATAAAGCGTGTCTTAACGAAACCGGGCTGATTATCGGGGTTTCCTCTGCCGGTACCGAGGCTTTTCTGCCGCTATTTGAGCAGCGCATTCAGGATTTCTCTCTCAAAAAAGCGGTCTGTTCCGGTGGGTTTGCCTCCTGCTGTTCCAGCGTCTCTACCTTGTTGGGCTTGCAAGGCGGAATGGAGCTGGTTGCAACCGCCTGCACTGCCAGTCCGAACGCCATCGGCATCGCCTATGACTACATCCAGAACGGCAAAGGGAAAACTATGCTGGCGGTGGGAACCGAGCCGATTTATCTGCCTACGTTCGCCGGTTTTTATGTTCTGAACGTCATGCATTCCGATGCCTGCACCCCTTTTTCCGGCACGCCGGGCATGTCAATAGGAGAAGGGGCGGGAGCGCTGGTTCTTGAAGAGTATGAACATGCCGTGGCGCGCGGCGCCACCATCTATGGTGAGATTCTTTCCTATGCTACCTCTTGTGACGCCTATCATGAAACCGGGCCAGATCCGCGCGCTGGCGGTGCAACCCAGGTGATGTTGAAAGCCATGGAGAATGCAGGCATCACGCCCGACTGCGTTGACTATGTAAATGTGCATGGCACCGGAACGGAAGCGAACGACAGAATCGAAACGATGGCGATGAAAAAGGTTTTCCCCCATGCGGCGGACCTGCCGGTAAGCTCGACCAAATCTTATTTTGGCCACAATATCGGCGCGGCAGGTATTGTGGAATTAATTGCCTGTCTGGTGACGCTGCCGCAGAAAAAGGTTCTGCCGACGCTGAATTTTACTCTGCCACGTCCTAACTGCGATCTCGATTATGTAGCAAATGAATTTAGGGAAAAAGATGTCAACATCTTCATGAAGAATAACTATGCCTTCGGCGGCAATAATTGCAGCCTGGTGGTAAGTATGAAACCCGCCTCCGTGCCGGTAACCTCTTATGAAGCGAAGCGGGTGGTTATTTCCGGTATTGGCGCCGTTTCCGCCATTGGCCATACGTTTAATGAAATCGCGGACTTTATCTGGTCGCAGAATCGCTCTATTGAGCTCCAGCCCGTTAAGTTTCATAGCGATACGCTTGAGGAAGCCAGAGAGTTATTACGCGTGCTGGTTGAGACGCGGCAGCTGGAAGAATTACTGGGCGCTGAATATTCCTGCAATACACAGCCATTACCCGAGGAGAGAGAAAATTTTAAAACCTTCCGGATCGCGCATCTTGAGCCGCGAAAATATTTACGGCGCTACGATGCGCGCAAAGCCACCAACGGCGGAACCTACGCGCTGGTTGCGCTGGCCGAGGCGTTGAATAGCGGCAGGCGTAAAATCAGGAAAGAGGGTAATGAATTTGGCTTGATCATGGGCATGTGCCGTGGCCCGCAGGAAACGACCTATAAATATCTGCAAAGTCTGAAGCCAGATCCGCGCAAAGTGCGTACCTCGGAGTTCCCCGGTTCGCTGATGAATGCAATCGCCACCTTCTGCGGTATTTCTGAGGGAATCAAAGGTTACACCACGACGCTGGCGACCGGAGAGAATGCCGCGCTGGGTGCGTTAACCTACGGTTATGAACTGGTACGCCAGCAACTTCAGCCGCAGGTCATTGTAGGGGGCGCCGATGAATATTTCCCGTCGATGTCGCTCTATATGGACGCCGTTACTCAGAAACTACATATGACCTCGGAGGCGAGCGATTATCAGATCTACAGCAGGGATGCAAAAGGATCTATTCCAGGCGAAGGGGCATGTATGCTGCTGCTGGAGACGCCGGAAACGGCTGAAGCGCGCGGTATCGATGTGCTGGCGGAAATTGCAGGTTATGGTAAATCAAACAGCATCAGCTATTTTGATGCCGCCCAGCTAAGTGAAAAATCAGCGGCGTTGGCGCTGGCAATAAGGCGGGCGTTGGCAGATGCCGGTACCGCGCCGCATGAGATCGATCTCGTCTGCGGTAGCAGCAACGGCAGCAAAGAGAGCGCGCAAATTGAAATCGAGGCGTTCTGTCAGATATTTCAGCAGGAAAACCCCCGGGTGCCGGTGGTGAACTACAACGCTTTTTTCGGCTTTATTGAATCTTCCGCAGGGTTAATGAACCTGGCTGTGATTATCGACTGTATTAAGAGACAGGCGGTACCTGCTATCCCCTATACGCAGGAGTTTTGCGATGACCGCCTTAACTTTGTGCGCAGCCCACTAAAAGTAACGCTAAAGCAGGTTTTACTGGTAGGGGCGACCGAAGGGGGAAACTATTATGCATTTGTCATCAAAGCATGAGGCGTTGGATAACGCAGCGTTTATTTGCGGCTACAGTGCCCATTTACCTTTTGCTGCCAGCAGCGAAGCGTTAATCGAAAACCTTAAACAAGGTAAACGCGTCAATAAAAGCAACTGGTTCGCTTCAGATAAAGAGGCGATAAAGTGCGGGTTTAACAAAAATAAAACTGTGGCCCGGCTGACGCATAAAGAGCACAGCCCGCTGGAGCAGCTTGATCGCCTGATCGAAGAGGCGCTTGCACAGGCGAAGCTGAATACACGCTGCCTGGCGGGGGAAAATGTCCGGGTCTATTTAACCGGGCTTGGTCCCCGTGTTGATATAAAAGAGTACAGGTATTTCTACGACTACAACGATATTGACGATCTCAGGCTGGCAACATCGCTGAAAAGCCTTCACGCCTCTAATATGTCGCAGGATCGTCTGGCGCAGGCTATAGCACAAAAATATTGCCTGCAACATCTGCCGCCTAATTTACACTGCACCAGTAATTCTTCGCTGGCAGCAGTCCATATCGGCTGTCAGGCGATAGAAAAGGGTGGCGTTGATCTGGTAATGGTAATCAACTGTTCGGAAATTAAAACCCAGGATTTGTGGTTTCTTGAAAGCCAGTCAATGCTGGCCAGCGATGTGGTGCAGCCTTTTGGCGAAAATAGCAAAAGCGTATTATTTGCCGAAGGTTTCTGCGTTATGTTACTTGAGGGGGGCAGGCATCGCCAGGCGCGCCAGAAAAAAGGGGGCATCAGGCTGCGCTCCGCCTATACGCAAATTAGCGCCAAAAGAAGCAATGATGCCGCTTATTTAACCAGTAATATCTTAAAGGTTATGCACAGCATTATGGCTGCGACGGAAGTAACCTGTGATGATATTTGCGCGGTGATACCTCATGCCAATGGATCGGAAATAAGCGATAAAGCTGAGGCCAGGGCGTTAGCTATGCTGCTGGAACAGCATCCGGTTCCCGTTTTAGCTTATAAAGGCCAAATTGGATATACCACTACCGGATCGGGTATTATTGATTTAATTATCGCTCATCATACTTTATGTCATGGCGAATTGCTTCCACCCGTAACAAATGATGTGATTATCAAAGAAATTTCTCAATATATGCTGCCCGAAAAAGGTGTCATGAAGCATCATAAACATCATCTGCTAAAAACGGGCGTAGGCGTGGATGGTTCCGTTATCGGCTTAATGCTTTCTAATTATGAATAGTGGAACGGTGAGTATGGACCAGATCTACTTATCCTCTTTTGCAATGCTTGAGCCTGAAGACGATTTTTATTTATATTCTCCCAGTTGGCTGAATGTATGGGAGTCATATCACCATAACAAATCATTAAAAGCCACTCAGGCTCAGGCGTGGAACCTTAAACGTTTTGGTACCGTAAAAGATACCTATGCCGGGGAAATGATCAGATCGCCCGGTTATATGAAATATATTGAGGCGATGGAGCAGGCAGCAGATCTCGCCTTACAAAAAATGACAGCAAAAGAGCGGATGCTGTTAATGAGATCGCGTACGGCATTTATTTATATAGATTCATGGGGAGAATCGGGATTATTTGAAGATATTTCCAGCATGATGCATGTTACCCTGATTGATACGTTACCGAAAAATCTGCTGAAAATTTTTTCGGTTAAAAACTTCACCTGCAAAATACGCGGTGAAAAACAATCCCTGATGCAAGCAATAAGGCTGGCTCAGGATTATCTGAACTGGGATGTTTTCGATTTCGTGGTTATTTGCGGTGCTTATCGCGCCATACCGATTTTAATTTTTAGCGAAGAAGAGGGCGCGGCTACCCGTAAAGAAAAACCTCAGCGCATCAGGTCTAACATGTGCGTTGAGCGCGTTGGCTGTTTTATTTTCAGTCAGCGGGAGAGCCCGCTTAAGATCGGCTGCGGTAGCTGGGTGATGCCGCACCGGAATGAAACCGGCAACGCAGAGCCGCTCATCGGCGAAGCCGAGCTCAGTCTGGTGTCGATGGCAGGCTTGAGCAACAGCAAACTCAGTGTAACGCTCGCCAGCGCGCTACAGGCCGCAGGCGCTGAAACGATCAATCTTAGCGATCGCTATGGCAGCAGCGGCTGCCTTACGCCAGCGCTAAGCTGGATATACCTTGAGCAGCACGTTAACAGTTCAGCAAAAATGCGCACCATCGTACCGGACCATCTGGGCGGGTATAACTACTTTGATAGCTGGTATTGTTAACCAGATTAACAGGAAGCATTATGGCGAACGCTATTAAGGAACTGCCGGCAATTTTTCTGAGTGGTATTAATAAAAGCTTTGGCAGCAATGAAAATAAAGTTGAAGCATTGAAAAATATCAACCTGGAAATAGCCAGTGGTGAGTTTATCGCCCTGTGCGGACCTTCCGGCAGCGGTAAAAGCACTTTGCTCAATATCCTTTCAGGCATCGATCATCCCACTTCCGGGACGGTGATGTTTCTGAATAAAGTGCTTAACAATCTTAATGAAAATCAGCTTTCCCTGATCAGATGTCAGCATCTTGGATTTATTTTTCAGTTTTTTAATCTGATCCCGGTTTTAAATGCTTTTGATAATATTTTTTATCCGCTGATCCTGAACGGCAACTACAGTAAAAAAGAAGCGCAGGCGCGCGCATCGCACTATTTAAACAGTGTAGGACTCAGTCATATGGCAGATCGTAAGCCGGGCCAGCTATCGGGCGGTCAGCAGCAGCGGGTCGCTATCGCCAGAGCGCTGGCGCATGATCCGACGGTAGTAGTGGCTGATGAACCTACCGGTAATCTGGATCTGGCGACCGGCGATGCGGTTTTAGATCTGCTGATGAAAATTAATGAAGAAACCAAAACGACATTTATTATCTCGACGCATTCGACCCAGCTAAAGGAACGGGCCAGGCGTGTTGTTGAAATCAAGGATGGAGAATTAGTCAGTGACGCTGAAAACTAAGCTGCGCCTGTTGTTTTGCGTTTTTTTTCTGCTATTTGATCTCCGGGCGGCCGCTGAAACTTCTTTGCCTGCGGTGGAAAAGGTAGTGCAACAAAAATTTCCGGCTAAATGGAGTGAGCTGCAAAAAACTACGGATAGCTTGTGGCGCGAATATCGTGAAAAGGAAAATATTATTTCGCTGATATTCTATTCATACGGGATGCTGAAATTAGCTAATCACTATAATACGATAAACGA includes:
- a CDS encoding acyl carrier protein, whose translation is MNTVKDDIEKRKKILFTIKTEIIQRLNISKEPSQIDDDTALFGNGLRLDSVDATEIVVMLDKVFNVQVSESDDPSYMRTINSLASFIIKKKQ
- a CDS encoding ATP-binding protein, with protein sequence MSMDQIYLSSFAMLEPEDDFYLYSPSWLNVWESYHHNKSLKATQAQAWNLKRFGTVKDTYAGEMIRSPGYMKYIEAMEQAADLALQKMTAKERMLLMRSRTAFIYIDSWGESGLFEDISSMMHVTLIDTLPKNLLKIFSVKNFTCKIRGEKQSLMQAIRLAQDYLNWDVFDFVVICGAYRAIPILIFSEEEGAATRKEKPQRIRSNMCVERVGCFIFSQRESPLKIGCGSWVMPHRNETGNAEPLIGEAELSLVSMAGLSNSKLSVTLASALQAAGAETINLSDRYGSSGCLTPALSWIYLEQHVNSSAKMRTIVPDHLGGYNYFDSWYC
- a CDS encoding beta-ketoacyl-[acyl-carrier-protein] synthase family protein, with amino-acid sequence MKITRKRVVITGMGILSSLADNIVDFREALFNKQCGISDSKRFAAWFDNARAAEVAQQLDYSELSDDLVKSLDNAALWAYKVGKDALTQAGLVNNKACLNETGLIIGVSSAGTEAFLPLFEQRIQDFSLKKAVCSGGFASCCSSVSTLLGLQGGMELVATACTASPNAIGIAYDYIQNGKGKTMLAVGTEPIYLPTFAGFYVLNVMHSDACTPFSGTPGMSIGEGAGALVLEEYEHAVARGATIYGEILSYATSCDAYHETGPDPRAGGATQVMLKAMENAGITPDCVDYVNVHGTGTEANDRIETMAMKKVFPHAADLPVSSTKSYFGHNIGAAGIVELIACLVTLPQKKVLPTLNFTLPRPNCDLDYVANEFREKDVNIFMKNNYAFGGNNCSLVVSMKPASVPVTSYEAKRVVISGIGAVSAIGHTFNEIADFIWSQNRSIELQPVKFHSDTLEEARELLRVLVETRQLEELLGAEYSCNTQPLPEERENFKTFRIAHLEPRKYLRRYDARKATNGGTYALVALAEALNSGRRKIRKEGNEFGLIMGMCRGPQETTYKYLQSLKPDPRKVRTSEFPGSLMNAIATFCGISEGIKGYTTTLATGENAALGALTYGYELVRQQLQPQVIVGGADEYFPSMSLYMDAVTQKLHMTSEASDYQIYSRDAKGSIPGEGACMLLLETPETAEARGIDVLAEIAGYGKSNSISYFDAAQLSEKSAALALAIRRALADAGTAPHEIDLVCGSSNGSKESAQIEIEAFCQIFQQENPRVPVVNYNAFFGFIESSAGLMNLAVIIDCIKRQAVPAIPYTQEFCDDRLNFVRSPLKVTLKQVLLVGATEGGNYYAFVIKA
- a CDS encoding aminomethyltransferase family protein, encoding MKTLHNLHLNSNARMDVYNSMSMPAAYHAPEVEYKAVRENALLVDYSHMAIVSVTGEDAWALVNQMASADVSAIRDEQGIYSLILNDDGTIRGDAYFLCTDEGYYILSEDLTADEIITSLNTILENAEELDIQERPEISALNEADWGAILLEGPYSWEVLAEIYGFDIIGLPYHEFMPTDDGLNVFRCGKHGEFAYLMLGEQRALAELWMRLLEVGEKYLLKTGGLEYQKIVRIENPVWDASIYAACSYNPVELQLQWAVQYDKENFTGKTAVETLSRNGAERKLTGIIPVTTCESIQAGDNVLVGEEVVGSVITSIFSPARRSVIALAMIDKDYAYSDIAGFTLSTAHGDVAAMTQGLPFLYNFSMLVNPAEHSFIDPAKLRSAL
- the acpS gene encoding holo-ACP synthase, which codes for MFVGTDIVEVERIKRAISHWKHDFLNRVFTAREVSKINAETPDYQRAAGLWAAKESMVKAIGLGFRNGISFQDMEVEYDEYGCPYFILRGRLKEIVAEKGKAKISLSISHCQNYAIAVVAVTHD
- a CDS encoding hotdog family protein → MSKYAIPAKIFLEMGGWRQPLIMVDRIDDYKYGEKGYIRVVKHVTYNEPYLLGHFPEDPIMPGVMIAEIFGQASEYLSFLTDICDIYRERHQENLQSLRDIRARIYDAGMLEIIRARRAQVRGVLAAQNLKFKEVACPGDTIEVISRLAFSDESGFKHYAVSAHVGKREISKGTIINYREVK
- a CDS encoding SDR family oxidoreductase, coding for MCMYKYDDLINKTVLVTGASGDIGLAICAKFLEQECQVYALYNTRSAELIELKNRHPQGDKLHILQCNLADKDEVSNLCVWLNKSAGKLDVLVNNAGIVKDSLFAAMSFEDFSTVIEQNLLTIFRLTKETLMLLRAAENPAIVNVASIAAIIPSVGQTNYSASKGALLGFTRTLAAEMAARGVRVNAVAPGMIESRMVKKVSRTVVRDVLSSIPLKRLGQSAEVANTIVFLSSSASSYIVGQTIIIDGGLVMR
- a CDS encoding beta-ketoacyl synthase N-terminal-like domain-containing protein, whose product is MDNAAFICGYSAHLPFAASSEALIENLKQGKRVNKSNWFASDKEAIKCGFNKNKTVARLTHKEHSPLEQLDRLIEEALAQAKLNTRCLAGENVRVYLTGLGPRVDIKEYRYFYDYNDIDDLRLATSLKSLHASNMSQDRLAQAIAQKYCLQHLPPNLHCTSNSSLAAVHIGCQAIEKGGVDLVMVINCSEIKTQDLWFLESQSMLASDVVQPFGENSKSVLFAEGFCVMLLEGGRHRQARQKKGGIRLRSAYTQISAKRSNDAAYLTSNILKVMHSIMAATEVTCDDICAVIPHANGSEISDKAEARALAMLLEQHPVPVLAYKGQIGYTTTGSGIIDLIIAHHTLCHGELLPPVTNDVIIKEISQYMLPEKGVMKHHKHHLLKTGVGVDGSVIGLMLSNYE
- a CDS encoding ABC transporter ATP-binding protein is translated as MANAIKELPAIFLSGINKSFGSNENKVEALKNINLEIASGEFIALCGPSGSGKSTLLNILSGIDHPTSGTVMFLNKVLNNLNENQLSLIRCQHLGFIFQFFNLIPVLNAFDNIFYPLILNGNYSKKEAQARASHYLNSVGLSHMADRKPGQLSGGQQQRVAIARALAHDPTVVVADEPTGNLDLATGDAVLDLLMKINEETKTTFIISTHSTQLKERARRVVEIKDGELVSDAEN